The following are encoded in a window of Mycobacterium decipiens genomic DNA:
- a CDS encoding lysylphosphatidylglycerol synthase transmembrane domain-containing protein, translating into MRVDGRDITVSGRLLQPLTRRTNDIIRLALAAVYLVAVITSSLITRPQWVALERSISEIVGVLSASQSDLVYLAYGLAILALPFVILIGLIISRQWKLLGAYAAAGLMAVLPLSISSNRIAAPRWHFDLSDRLTTLLAQFLDDPRWIAMLAAVLTVSGPWLPARWRHWWWALLLAFVPIHLVVSAIVPARSLLGLAVGWLVGALVVLVVGTPALEVPLDGAVRALAKRGFVVSGLTVVRPAGPGPLVLSAECENPDGGASNEALIELYGPHQSGGGALRQLWLKLTLRGTETPPLQASMRRAIEHRALMAIAIGDAGVANTTVIAACPLDRGWTLYAHQPVRGIGISECAGTTPVARVWEALRTLHDQLISHGDLSSGEITVDDGAVRFGGFGGAEYGATDAQLQSDLAQLLVTTSALYDAESAVTAAIDAFGHKTVLAASRRLTKSAVPKRIRESVADPNAVIASARAEVMRQTGADQIKAETITRFSRGQIIQLVLIGALVYVAYPFISTVPTFFSELRNANWWWALLGLAVSALTYVGAAAALWACADGLVSFWKLSIMQVANTFAATTTPAGVGGLALSTRFLQKGGLNALRATAAVALQQSVQVIVHLTLLILFSAVAGTSTELAHFVPNAAVLYLISGVALGIVGTLLLVPRLRRWLATAVRPKLKEVTNDLIALAREPKRLALIVLGCAGTTLGAALALWASIEAFGGGTTFVTVTVVTMVGGTLASAAPTPGGVGAVEAALIGGLAAFGVPAAVGVPSVLLYRLLTCWLPVFAGWQVMRWLTRKELI; encoded by the coding sequence ATGCGAGTTGACGGACGCGATATCACCGTTTCCGGTCGCTTGCTGCAACCACTGACCAGGCGCACCAACGACATCATCCGGCTGGCCCTCGCGGCGGTCTACCTCGTGGCGGTCATCACCAGCTCGTTGATCACCCGCCCGCAGTGGGTGGCGCTGGAGAGATCCATCTCGGAGATCGTCGGGGTCTTGTCCGCGTCGCAATCCGATCTGGTGTACCTGGCGTACGGCCTCGCGATTCTGGCCTTGCCGTTCGTGATCCTGATCGGTCTGATCATTTCCCGGCAGTGGAAACTGCTCGGCGCGTACGCGGCCGCAGGACTTATGGCCGTTCTCCCGTTGTCGATCAGCAGCAACCGCATCGCGGCCCCCCGATGGCACTTTGACCTCTCCGACCGGCTCACCACGCTGCTGGCCCAGTTCCTCGACGACCCACGCTGGATCGCGATGCTCGCGGCGGTGCTCACCGTGTCCGGTCCGTGGCTGCCCGCACGCTGGCGACACTGGTGGTGGGCGCTGCTACTGGCCTTCGTGCCGATCCATCTGGTGGTCAGCGCCATAGTGCCGGCCCGCTCATTGTTGGGGCTGGCGGTGGGCTGGTTGGTCGGAGCGTTGGTGGTCCTGGTCGTGGGCACACCCGCGCTCGAGGTGCCGCTGGATGGTGCGGTTCGCGCGTTGGCCAAACGCGGATTCGTCGTGTCCGGGCTCACCGTGGTGCGGCCGGCCGGACCCGGCCCACTCGTGCTGTCAGCCGAGTGCGAGAACCCCGATGGCGGGGCATCGAACGAGGCGCTGATCGAGTTGTACGGCCCGCACCAAAGCGGCGGAGGCGCACTGCGCCAACTCTGGCTGAAGCTGACGCTGCGCGGCACCGAGACCCCGCCCCTACAAGCCTCCATGCGCCGCGCCATCGAGCATCGGGCGCTGATGGCCATTGCCATCGGCGATGCGGGTGTGGCCAATACGACGGTGATCGCTGCATGCCCGCTCGACCGGGGCTGGACCCTGTACGCGCACCAGCCCGTTCGCGGAATCGGCATCAGCGAATGCGCCGGGACCACGCCGGTTGCCCGCGTGTGGGAGGCACTGCGAACCCTGCACGACCAGCTGATCTCCCACGGCGACCTGTCCAGCGGCGAGATCACCGTCGACGACGGCGCGGTGCGCTTCGGCGGGTTTGGCGGCGCCGAATACGGCGCCACCGATGCCCAACTTCAATCCGACCTGGCCCAACTCCTGGTTACGACGTCAGCGCTGTATGACGCCGAGTCCGCCGTGACCGCAGCGATCGACGCGTTCGGCCATAAAACCGTGCTGGCCGCATCGCGCAGACTCACCAAATCCGCGGTGCCAAAGCGAATCAGAGAGTCGGTAGCCGACCCGAACGCCGTCATCGCCAGCGCCCGCGCCGAGGTGATGCGCCAAACGGGCGCGGATCAGATCAAAGCCGAAACCATCACCCGGTTCAGCCGCGGCCAGATCATTCAACTGGTACTCATCGGTGCGCTGGTCTATGTCGCTTACCCCTTCATCAGCACCGTACCGACGTTCTTTTCCGAGCTGCGAAATGCGAACTGGTGGTGGGCGCTATTGGGCTTGGCGGTGTCGGCGTTGACGTATGTCGGTGCTGCGGCGGCATTGTGGGCCTGCGCCGACGGGCTGGTCAGCTTTTGGAAGCTGTCAATCATGCAGGTAGCCAACACTTTTGCGGCAACGACCACCCCGGCCGGCGTCGGCGGGCTGGCGCTGAGCACTCGGTTCCTGCAGAAGGGGGGTCTGAACGCATTGCGGGCCACCGCCGCGGTGGCGTTGCAGCAATCAGTACAGGTGATCGTCCACCTCACGTTGCTGATCCTGTTCAGCGCCGTTGCCGGCACGTCGACCGAACTGGCTCATTTTGTCCCGAATGCCGCGGTGCTGTACCTGATCTCTGGTGTAGCGCTGGGCATAGTCGGCACGCTGCTCCTGGTGCCGAGGCTGCGGCGCTGGCTGGCGACGGCGGTGCGCCCCAAGCTCAAAGAGGTAACGAACGATCTCATCGCGCTGGCCCGGGAACCGAAACGGTTGGCACTGATCGTACTTGGTTGCGCCGGAACCACTCTCGGAGCGGCGTTGGCACTTTGGGCCAGCATCGAAGCCTTCGGCGGCGGCACGACGTTCGTTACCGTAACGGTGGTGACGATGGTCGGCGGGACCCTCGCCTCGGCCGCCCCCACCCCGGGCGGCGTCGGCGCGGTGGAGGCGGCGCTGATCGGTGGGCTGGCCGCCTTCGGTGTACCCGCGGCCGTGGGTGTGCCGTCAGTGCTGCTTTACCGACTCTTGACCTGTTGGCTGCCGGTATTCGCCGGCTGGCAGGTGATGCGCTGGCTGACCAGAAAGGAATTGATCTAA
- a CDS encoding FadR/GntR family transcriptional regulator: MALQPVTRRSVPEQVFEQIAADVLSGELQPGEALPSERRLAELLGVSRPAVREALKRLSAAGLVEVRQGDVTTVRDFRHCAGLDLLPRLLFRHGELDVSVVRSMLEARLRNGPKVAELAAERHGPELAEILEDSLRALASEEDPIEWQRHTLKFWDHVVDSAGSIVYRLMYNAFRAAYESALAAVATRMTAEVKRPDAYRKLADAICSGDPAAARQVAQDLLDLSNMTFMAALDTRGSR; the protein is encoded by the coding sequence ATGGCACTGCAGCCGGTGACGCGCCGATCGGTGCCCGAACAGGTCTTCGAGCAGATCGCCGCCGATGTGCTCAGCGGGGAGCTGCAGCCTGGCGAGGCGTTGCCCAGCGAGCGCCGGTTGGCTGAGCTGCTTGGGGTGTCCCGGCCCGCCGTCCGCGAGGCGCTCAAGCGGCTTTCGGCGGCCGGTCTGGTCGAGGTGCGTCAAGGTGACGTCACCACGGTGCGTGACTTCCGGCATTGCGCCGGCCTGGACCTGCTGCCCCGGTTGCTGTTTCGCCATGGCGAGCTCGACGTCTCGGTTGTCCGCAGCATGCTCGAGGCCCGGCTGCGCAACGGTCCCAAGGTTGCGGAACTGGCGGCCGAACGGCACGGACCCGAGTTGGCGGAAATTCTCGAGGACTCGCTGCGCGCGTTGGCGAGCGAGGAAGATCCCATCGAGTGGCAACGCCACACCCTCAAGTTCTGGGATCATGTGGTCGACAGCGCCGGTTCGATCGTATATCGGTTGATGTACAACGCATTTCGTGCCGCGTATGAGTCGGCGTTAGCTGCCGTTGCCACCCGGATGACAGCCGAGGTCAAGCGTCCCGATGCCTACCGGAAGCTGGCCGATGCGATTTGTTCGGGTGATCCGGCCGCAGCTAGGCAAGTCGCCCAAGACCTACTCGATCTTTCAAACATGACATTCATGGCCGCACTCGACACTCGGGGGAGTCGATGA
- a CDS encoding MlaE family ABC transporter permease — MTTHTVIATYLRDQIQPGVDAVGGFYRTCVLTGKALFRRPFQWREAIEQGWFITSISLLPTLAVSIPLTVLIIFTLNILLAEFGAADISGAGAALGAVTQLGPLTTVLVIAGAGSTAICADLGARTIREEIDAMEVLGIDPIHRLVVPRVVAATIVATLLNGAVITIGLVGGFIFGVYIQHVSASAYVSTLTLVTGLPEVLISVVKSATFGLIAGLVGCYRGLTTKGGPKGVGTAVNETLVLCVIALFAINVVLTTIGVRFGTGR; from the coding sequence ATGACCACACACACCGTGATCGCCACCTATCTGCGCGACCAAATCCAGCCCGGGGTCGACGCGGTCGGCGGCTTCTACCGGACGTGCGTGCTGACCGGAAAGGCGTTGTTTCGAAGGCCCTTTCAGTGGCGTGAGGCGATCGAGCAGGGCTGGTTCATCACCAGCATCTCGCTACTGCCGACCTTGGCGGTCTCGATTCCGCTGACCGTGCTGATCATCTTCACGCTCAACATCCTGCTGGCCGAGTTCGGCGCCGCCGACATCTCCGGCGCGGGCGCGGCGCTGGGCGCGGTCACCCAGCTGGGCCCGCTGACCACCGTGCTGGTCATTGCGGGTGCTGGATCCACGGCCATCTGCGCCGACCTGGGCGCTCGCACCATCCGTGAGGAGATCGATGCGATGGAGGTGCTCGGCATCGATCCCATCCACCGGCTGGTCGTGCCGCGCGTGGTGGCCGCGACCATCGTCGCGACACTGCTCAACGGCGCGGTGATAACCATCGGCCTGGTCGGCGGGTTCATCTTCGGCGTGTATATCCAACACGTTTCGGCCAGCGCCTATGTCAGCACACTCACGCTGGTCACCGGGTTGCCCGAGGTGCTCATCTCGGTGGTCAAGTCGGCCACGTTCGGACTGATCGCCGGTTTGGTCGGCTGCTACCGCGGGCTGACCACCAAGGGCGGTCCCAAGGGCGTCGGCACCGCCGTCAACGAGACGTTGGTGTTGTGCGTGATCGCGCTGTTCGCGATCAACGTGGTGCTGACCACGATCGGCGTGCGGTTCGGGACGGGGCGCTAA
- a CDS encoding ABC transporter permease, translating into MDGSLGATALRARFPRTATNLNRYGGGATRRLEQVGIFARFTRMSVVQIGWALRHYRRETLRLTAEIGMGTGAMAVVGGTVAIIGFVTLSGGSLIAIQGFASLGNIGVEAFTGFFAALANTRVAAPIVSGVALAATVGAGATAQLGAMRISEEIDALEVMGIKSISFLVSTRILGGLAVIVPLYALALDMAFTSGQFVTTVFYGQSNGTYEHYFRTFLRPEDVGWSVVEVVVMAVVVMITHCYYGYTATGGPVGVGQAVGRSMRFSLVSVVVVVLLAELALYGVDPNFNLTV; encoded by the coding sequence ATGGACGGGTCGTTAGGGGCTACCGCACTGCGCGCCCGGTTCCCGCGGACCGCTACCAACCTCAACCGCTATGGCGGCGGCGCGACCCGAAGGCTGGAGCAGGTCGGGATTTTCGCCAGGTTCACCCGGATGAGCGTGGTGCAGATCGGTTGGGCGCTACGCCACTACCGCCGGGAGACACTGCGGCTCACCGCCGAGATCGGCATGGGCACCGGCGCGATGGCCGTCGTCGGCGGTACGGTCGCGATCATCGGCTTCGTGACGCTGTCCGGTGGCTCGCTAATCGCCATCCAGGGCTTCGCGTCGCTGGGCAACATAGGTGTCGAGGCCTTCACCGGATTCTTTGCCGCACTGGCTAACACACGCGTCGCCGCGCCCATCGTCTCCGGTGTCGCGCTGGCCGCCACGGTTGGGGCGGGCGCCACCGCCCAGTTGGGTGCCATGCGGATCAGCGAGGAGATCGACGCGCTGGAAGTCATGGGCATCAAGTCGATTTCGTTCTTGGTCTCCACTCGGATCCTGGGCGGGCTGGCGGTGATCGTGCCGCTGTACGCGCTGGCGCTGGACATGGCGTTCACATCCGGCCAGTTCGTCACCACGGTGTTCTACGGGCAGTCCAACGGAACCTACGAGCACTACTTCCGCACCTTCCTGCGGCCTGAGGACGTGGGTTGGTCGGTGGTAGAAGTCGTCGTCATGGCGGTGGTGGTGATGATCACCCATTGCTACTACGGGTACACCGCCACCGGTGGACCGGTGGGTGTCGGCCAGGCCGTCGGTCGATCGATGCGATTCTCGCTGGTCTCGGTTGTCGTCGTCGTCCTGTTGGCCGAGTTGGCGCTCTACGGCGTCGACCCGAACTTCAATCTGACGGTGTAG
- a CDS encoding MCE family protein — MPTSVTRKTRRVWLYLEGLALLVAAALVLVLVFMQFRGDFTPKTELTMVASRAGLVMESGSKVTYNGVEIGRVASISEIERDGRPAAKLVLDVNPRYIKLIPANVVATIEAATLFGNKYVSLTAPKQPKQQRISSHDVIDVRSVTTEFNTLFETITSIAEKVDPIDLNATLSALAQALDGLGSKFGESITNGNQILAQLNPRMPQLHHDVQRLADLADIYSGASRDLWDFLQNAITTARTLTRQQNDLDAALLAAVGAGQTGEDVLARGGPYLARGATDLVPTAELLDTYSPELFCLVRNFHEAAPKVANAVGGNGYSLAAAGTILGAPNPYVYPDNLPRVNARGGPGGRPGCWQTITRDLWPAPYLVMDTGASLAPYNHLELGQPMFNEYVWGRQYGENTINP; from the coding sequence ATGCCGACGTCGGTAACGCGTAAGACCCGACGGGTGTGGCTGTACCTGGAAGGCCTTGCCCTGTTGGTCGCCGCCGCATTGGTTCTGGTCTTGGTGTTCATGCAGTTTCGCGGGGATTTCACCCCGAAGACCGAGCTGACAATGGTGGCCTCGCGGGCGGGGCTGGTGATGGAATCGGGGTCGAAGGTCACCTATAACGGGGTGGAGATCGGCCGGGTGGCCAGCATCTCGGAGATCGAGCGTGACGGCCGGCCCGCTGCGAAGCTGGTGTTGGATGTGAATCCGCGCTACATAAAGCTGATTCCGGCCAATGTTGTCGCCACTATCGAAGCGGCCACTTTGTTCGGCAACAAATACGTGTCGCTAACAGCACCGAAACAACCGAAACAGCAGCGGATTTCGTCGCACGATGTAATTGACGTGCGGTCGGTAACCACCGAGTTCAACACGCTGTTCGAGACGATCACTTCGATCGCCGAAAAGGTGGACCCGATTGACCTGAACGCGACGTTGTCCGCGCTGGCGCAGGCGTTGGATGGGCTGGGCAGCAAGTTCGGCGAGTCGATCACCAATGGCAATCAGATTCTGGCGCAATTGAACCCGCGGATGCCGCAGCTCCACCACGACGTGCAGCGGCTGGCGGATCTCGCTGACATTTACTCCGGTGCGTCGCGGGATCTGTGGGACTTTCTACAGAACGCGATCACCACCGCGCGCACACTTACCAGACAACAGAACGATCTGGATGCCGCGTTGTTGGCGGCGGTGGGGGCGGGCCAGACCGGTGAAGACGTCTTGGCTCGGGGCGGGCCGTATCTGGCCCGTGGGGCCACCGATCTGGTGCCGACCGCTGAGTTGCTCGACACCTACAGTCCGGAACTGTTCTGCTTGGTCCGCAACTTTCACGAGGCTGCGCCCAAAGTGGCGAACGCGGTTGGCGGCAACGGCTATTCGCTGGCGGCCGCCGGGACGATCTTGGGGGCACCCAACCCCTACGTCTATCCGGACAATCTGCCTCGGGTGAATGCTCGCGGTGGACCCGGCGGCCGGCCGGGCTGCTGGCAGACGATCACCCGGGATTTGTGGCCGGCGCCGTATCTGGTGATGGACACCGGCGCCAGCCTCGCGCCGTACAACCACTTGGAGCTCGGCCAGCCGATGTTCAACGAGTACGTCTGGGGACGTCAATACGGAGAGAACACGATCAACCCATGA
- a CDS encoding MCE family protein, which translates to MRTTRTAVKLGLLWLVLLVFTVMVIVVFGQVRFNRTTGYSAVFTNVSGLRAGQFVRASGVEIGKVAKVTLIDRDTRVLVEFTVDRSLTLDQATSASIRYLNLIGDRYLELKRGDSGQRLAPGATIGVEHTEPALDLDALIGGFRPLFKALDPDKVNSIAQSIITVFQGQGATINDILDQTASLTASLADRDRAIGEVVNNLNTVLATTVKHQQEFDRTADKLEVLITGLKNRADPLAAATAHISNAAGTLADLLGTDRPLLHSTFGYVEGIQQSLINDLPMLDDVLAKMPDAYRKIGRVGGTYGDFFNFYLCDVSVKVNGLQPGGPVRTVKLFGQPTGRCTPQ; encoded by the coding sequence ATGAGAACCACTCGCACAGCTGTCAAACTCGGCCTCCTGTGGTTGGTGCTGTTGGTGTTCACCGTGATGGTCATCGTGGTGTTTGGGCAGGTGCGCTTCAACCGCACCACGGGGTACTCGGCGGTGTTCACCAATGTCAGTGGGCTACGGGCGGGGCAGTTCGTCCGCGCGTCGGGCGTGGAAATCGGCAAGGTCGCCAAGGTGACGTTGATCGACCGTGACACGCGGGTGTTGGTGGAGTTCACCGTGGATCGCTCGCTGACGCTGGATCAGGCGACGTCTGCGTCGATCCGCTACCTCAACCTGATTGGCGACCGCTACCTGGAGCTCAAGCGTGGCGACAGCGGTCAGCGGCTGGCCCCGGGTGCCACGATCGGAGTTGAGCACACCGAACCGGCGTTGGATCTGGACGCGCTGATCGGGGGGTTCCGCCCGCTTTTCAAGGCGCTGGACCCGGACAAGGTCAACAGCATCGCGCAGTCGATCATCACCGTGTTCCAGGGGCAGGGCGCCACCATCAACGACATCCTCGACCAGACCGCATCGCTGACCGCATCACTGGCCGACCGGGACCGGGCGATAGGCGAGGTCGTCAACAACTTGAACACCGTGCTAGCCACCACCGTCAAGCATCAGCAGGAGTTCGACCGAACGGCCGACAAGTTGGAGGTGCTGATCACCGGTCTGAAGAACCGGGCCGATCCGTTGGCCGCGGCGACGGCGCATATCAGCAACGCGGCGGGAACCCTGGCCGACCTGCTGGGTACGGACCGGCCCTTGTTGCACAGCACCTTCGGGTATGTCGAAGGCATTCAGCAGTCGCTCATCAATGACCTGCCGATGCTCGACGATGTGTTGGCCAAGATGCCCGACGCGTACCGGAAGATCGGTCGTGTCGGCGGCACCTACGGCGACTTCTTCAACTTTTACCTGTGTGACGTCTCGGTGAAAGTCAACGGATTGCAGCCGGGCGGTCCGGTACGCACCGTCAAGCTCTTCGGACAACCCACCGGGAGGTGCACGCCGCAATGA
- a CDS encoding virulence factor Mce family protein, whose protein sequence is MRTLTEFNRGRVGLMGVLVTLLVIGVAQSFTSVPMLFATPTYYAQFADTGGINTGDKVQIAGVNVGLVRSLAIRGDRVVIGFTLAGKTIGTQSRAAIRTDTILGRKNMQIEPRGSEPLQPNGFLSLAQTATPYQVYDAFVDVTKAATDWDIDAVKRSLNVLSETFDQTAPHLSAALDGVAEISDTIGKRDEQIKQLLANANKVAGVLGNRSQQFNGLLVNTQTLLAAFKQRSQALSVLLSNVSAASVQVSGLIKDNPNLHHVLGQLGTVSDELVKRKNELGDVLILLSRYTASLTEAVASGPYFKAMVVNLLPYQILQPWVDAAFKKRGIDPENFWRSAGLPEFRWPDPNGTRFPNGAPPPAPPVLEGTPDHPKPAVGPGSPCSYTPAEGASPRPDNPLPCAGATTGPYGGPAFPAPLDVQMSPPNPNGLPPTPGIPGAGRPGDPPPHVVGTPVPVPPNAPPGARTEQLAPAGPTPPPSTFTPGLPPGSPAPLGPGPQLPAPFITPDGTGGSNQ, encoded by the coding sequence ATGAGGACGTTGACGGAGTTCAACCGCGGCCGCGTCGGGCTGATGGGTGTGCTGGTCACGCTGCTCGTGATTGGTGTGGCGCAAAGCTTTACCAGCGTGCCGATGCTGTTCGCCACACCCACCTACTACGCGCAGTTCGCCGACACCGGCGGAATCAATACGGGCGACAAGGTTCAGATCGCCGGGGTGAACGTCGGTCTGGTGCGCTCGCTGGCGATCCGTGGCGACCGGGTGGTGATCGGATTCACGTTGGCCGGCAAGACGATCGGGACACAAAGCCGTGCGGCGATACGCACCGACACCATTCTCGGTCGCAAGAACATGCAGATCGAACCGCGCGGTTCAGAGCCGTTGCAGCCCAACGGTTTCCTCTCATTGGCGCAGACTGCTACGCCCTACCAGGTCTACGATGCGTTCGTCGATGTCACGAAGGCGGCCACGGATTGGGACATCGACGCCGTCAAGCGTTCGCTGAATGTGTTGTCGGAGACCTTCGATCAGACCGCTCCGCATCTGAGTGCCGCTCTCGACGGTGTGGCCGAAATCTCCGACACCATCGGTAAGCGGGACGAGCAGATCAAACAGCTGCTGGCGAACGCCAACAAGGTGGCCGGCGTGCTCGGCAACCGCAGCCAACAGTTCAACGGGCTGCTGGTCAATACCCAGACGCTGCTGGCCGCCTTCAAGCAACGCAGCCAGGCGCTGAGCGTTCTGCTGAGCAATGTATCGGCGGCGTCAGTCCAGGTATCCGGTCTCATCAAGGACAACCCCAACCTCCACCATGTGCTGGGCCAGCTGGGCACGGTCAGTGACGAGCTGGTCAAGCGCAAGAACGAGTTGGGTGATGTGCTGATACTGCTCAGTAGATACACCGCATCCCTGACGGAAGCCGTCGCGTCCGGGCCGTACTTCAAGGCGATGGTGGTGAATCTGCTGCCCTACCAGATCCTGCAGCCGTGGGTTGACGCGGCGTTCAAGAAGCGAGGCATCGACCCGGAGAACTTCTGGCGCAGCGCCGGCCTACCGGAGTTCCGCTGGCCCGACCCGAACGGCACCCGGTTCCCCAACGGCGCGCCGCCGCCGGCGCCGCCGGTCCTAGAGGGCACGCCGGATCATCCTAAGCCGGCTGTCGGGCCCGGATCGCCGTGTTCGTACACGCCGGCGGAGGGCGCATCGCCGCGGCCGGACAATCCGCTGCCCTGCGCGGGCGCCACCACCGGCCCGTACGGTGGCCCCGCCTTCCCGGCGCCGCTCGACGTGCAGATGTCGCCGCCGAACCCGAACGGTCTGCCGCCGACGCCGGGCATCCCCGGTGCCGGGCGGCCGGGCGACCCGCCGCCGCACGTAGTGGGCACACCGGTGCCGGTGCCGCCGAACGCGCCGCCGGGTGCGCGCACCGAACAGCTGGCACCGGCCGGCCCGACGCCGCCACCGTCGACGTTCACGCCGGGCCTGCCGCCGGGTTCGCCCGCCCCGCTTGGCCCCGGGCCGCAGCTGCCGGCTCCGTTCATCACCCCCGATGGGACCGGAGGTAGCAACCAATGA
- a CDS encoding virulence factor Mce family protein → MSTIFDIRGLRLPKVSRTALAAAALVAILAVLGVVVGVQLYRKLTTITVVANFSEALALYPGDKVQIMGVRVGSIDKIEPAGDTMRVTFHYSNKYKVPAKANASILNPSLVASRTIQLSPPYTGGPVLKDGAVIPIERTQVPIEWDQLRDSINGILRQLGPTEQQPAGPFGDVIESAADNLAGKGKRVNETLNRLAQALTALNEGRGDFVAITRSLAQFVSALYRNDQQFVALNKNLAEFTDWFTRSDHDLADTVTNIDDVLTTVRKFVGDNGSVLARDVNNLADVTTTILQPEPRDGLETALHVLPTFAGNFNNLYYPLHGSLVSQFVIPNFANPIQFICSAIQAGSRLGYQDSAELCAQYLAPVLDAIKFNYPPFGANAFSSAATLPKEVAYSEERLHPPPGYKDTTVPGIFSRDTPFSHRNSEPGWVVAPGMQDMQVQPFTANMLTPESLAELMGGPDIAPPSQGTNLPGSPNAYDESNPLPPPWYPQPRAGQ, encoded by the coding sequence ATGAGCACCATCTTCGACATCCGCGGACTTCGGCTGCCGAAAGTGTCCCGTACGGCGCTGGCCGCCGCGGCGCTGGTGGCAATTCTGGCAGTTCTCGGGGTTGTGGTCGGTGTGCAGCTCTACCGGAAACTGACCACCATTACCGTGGTCGCGAATTTTTCTGAGGCGCTTGCGCTTTACCCAGGTGACAAGGTCCAGATCATGGGTGTGCGGGTCGGTTCGATCGACAAAATCGAACCGGCCGGCGACACCATGCGAGTCACCTTCCACTACAGCAACAAGTACAAGGTGCCCGCCAAGGCCAACGCGTCGATCCTCAACCCGAGTCTGGTGGCCTCGCGCACCATCCAGCTATCACCGCCCTACACCGGCGGGCCGGTGCTCAAGGACGGCGCGGTGATTCCGATTGAGCGCACCCAGGTGCCCATCGAGTGGGATCAGCTGCGCGATTCCATCAACGGGATCCTGCGGCAGCTCGGTCCGACGGAGCAGCAGCCAGCGGGACCGTTCGGCGACGTCATTGAATCGGCCGCGGACAACCTTGCCGGTAAGGGCAAGCGGGTCAACGAAACCCTGAACAGATTGGCGCAAGCATTGACCGCGCTGAACGAGGGCCGAGGGGACTTCGTCGCAATCACGCGAAGCCTGGCGCAGTTCGTCAGCGCGCTGTACCGAAACGATCAACAGTTCGTCGCGCTCAACAAAAATCTGGCCGAGTTCACCGACTGGTTCACCAGATCCGACCACGACTTGGCCGACACGGTCACCAACATCGACGACGTCCTGACAACGGTCCGAAAGTTCGTGGGTGACAACGGATCCGTGCTGGCTCGTGATGTTAACAACCTTGCCGACGTGACCACCACGATCCTGCAACCCGAGCCACGGGACGGCCTGGAAACCGCGTTGCACGTGCTGCCCACTTTTGCGGGCAACTTCAATAACCTCTACTACCCGCTGCACGGCTCGCTGGTGAGCCAGTTCGTAATCCCGAACTTCGCCAATCCCATTCAGTTCATCTGCAGCGCCATCCAGGCCGGCAGTCGGCTGGGCTATCAGGACTCCGCCGAGCTGTGCGCGCAGTACCTGGCGCCGGTGTTGGACGCCATCAAGTTCAATTACCCGCCGTTCGGCGCGAACGCGTTCAGTTCTGCGGCCACCTTGCCCAAGGAGGTGGCTTACTCCGAGGAGCGACTGCACCCGCCGCCCGGGTACAAGGACACCACCGTGCCGGGGATCTTCTCGCGGGATACCCCGTTTTCGCATCGCAACTCCGAACCGGGCTGGGTCGTCGCGCCGGGGATGCAGGACATGCAGGTTCAGCCGTTCACCGCGAACATGTTGACCCCGGAATCGCTGGCCGAGCTCATGGGCGGTCCGGACATCGCGCCGCCGTCGCAAGGAACCAATTTGCCCGGATCGCCGAACGCCTACGACGAGTCCAATCCGTTGCCGCCGCCGTGGTACCCGCAGCCCCGAGCGGGCCAGTGA